TTCGCGTACAGGCCCATCACCAGCGTGCCGATCGCGGCGGCCACGCAGGTCGCGACGAACACGGCGTCCTTGGGCATGCCGGCGTCGCCGAGGATGGAAGGGTTGACGAAGATGATGTAGGCCATCGTCAGGAAGGTGGTCAGGCCGGCCAGCAACTCGGTCCGCACATCCGTTCCCTGTTCTTTCAGCTTGAAGAGTCGTTCCAGCCAGCTCATTTTTTTCTCCTTGTTGGGTGCGGACAGGTGGCGAAGGTATTAAAAGCCATTTCGGAATCCCTATGTTTGCGCACGTTTTTGCATCGTTCGTGGCGAAGGGAGCTTACCGGTTTTTGTGCAAACCGGAAACATCGACAGGGAGCTTGCGGCCTGTTGAGGAAACGGTGCAGTACTAGCGCGGCATGCGGTGTTGCAAGAGTGATATCGCATCGTGCTGCGCCGCCTCGTTATCGTCGCTTTTGATACGATATGCACGCCGTGCCCGCAGCGATGATGCAATCGTCTGCGGGCCATCCCTCATACCAATTCCTCACACCAGGTGCATGCATGACAAAAGAAATCGTCCTGAGAAAAGCGAACGCCGGCGACGTGGCGGCGATGAAGGTTTTCATCTTCGAACATGGCGCCAACCAGTGGAATTTCCTTCCCGAGGCGGAAGTGTCCGCGCATCTCGCCGCCATTGCGCGCGACAAGACGCATGCGGCGATCGCCGAGATCGACAAGGAGCTGGTCGGATTCGTGACCTATCTCACGAGCCGCGATCTGGCGCGCTATCAATCGCTGGCACATGCGGGGCAGCTGCACGGCTACATCTGCGAAGCGGTGGTGCATCGCCAGCATGCGGGAAAAGGCATCGGTGCGCGATTGCTGGGTGAAGCCATTGCACAGCTCGCCGCCCACGGGTGCAAGGAAATCTACATCGAGCGGCACGAGGAAAACCTTGCATCCGGCGGCATGATGCGCAAGGCCGGTTTCATCGAGATCGATACCTTCGACGACCCGGAGCGCAGGAGTTCGGGATCGCGCCGGACCACGGTGTGCAGAATCGTCATGGAATGACAGCGCGAGAAATCACGCGCAACTGTCATTCCGCGTTGCCCCCGGACTGACAGGCATAAGGGACGGCGTCACTCTCCTGCGCCACGCATGGCGCTTGCCTCACCCGCATGTTCGGCGCGCGCTTCCTCGATAATCCAGTCGCAGAACGCCTTGACCGCAGGCCGCGCCTCCGCCTCCGGCAGACGCAGCAGGTGAAAACGGTAGGGGCCGGTGACCAGTTGCGGCAGCAGGCGCACCAGCCGACCCGTACGCAGGTCTTCGCTGATGAAGGGTTCGGGGGCGAGGGCCACGCCCTGGCCGTTCGCCGCCGCTTCGAGCGTGAGATAGGTGTGTGAAAAGCTGGGCCGCGTGCCGCCGTGATACGGGATGCCTAGCGCACGGAACCAGCGCGGCCAGGTGATCTCGTCCGGGATGCGGATTTCCACTTCGTCGTGCAGCAGCGGATGGCGCAGCAAGTCCGCCGGCTCGCGAATGTCCGGTGCGCCCGCCTGGAAGGCGGGGCTGCACACCGCCGAGAACGATTCCTCCATCAGCAGATCAGCCTTGAGTCCTGGATAGGGGCCGGTGCCCAGCCGTATCGCCACATCCACGCCATCGCGCAGGAAATCGACCGGATGCAGCGAGGCCAGCACGCGCATGTCGATGTCGGGATGCTGGCGCTGCAGGCGCCCGAGACGCGGCATCAGCCAGCGCGCCACCAGCGACGGCACCGAGGTCACCGTCACCACGCGTTCGTCGCTGTGGCGCTTGATCGATTCGGAAACATCGGCCAGTCCGTCCAGCAGCGGTTGCAGCGCCTGCGCATATTGCCGGCCTGCCGCCGTGAGCGCCACGCCGCGCGGCAGGCGATGGAACAGGGCGACACCCAGCCACGCCTCCAGTTGCTTGACCTGATGCGCGACGGCACCGGCCGACACGTGCAATTCCTCCCCGGCATTCTGGAAGCCGCCGAGACGCGCGGCCGCTTCGAAGGCGCGAACGGCGGGCAGCGGCGGCAAGCGGTCTGGCATGGCGGTGAGCCTCAATAGGATTGGGTCTATCCAGCAAGAATATTGATTTGTCCGGCTGCCTGCAAGGACATAGACTGAGTTTGCATCAATGCATCGTGCTTTACCCCCAATTCAATTCGCTCTTTCCGGATATCCGCCATGCCCCGCCACTACGCCATCGGTCTCGTCCTGCTGTCTGCCCTCGGCTTCGGCAGCATGGCCTTGTTCGCCAAGTACGCCTACGCCGGCGGCGTCAGCCCGACCATGCTGCTGGCGTTGCGCTTTTTGCTGGCGGTCGCCATCCTTGCGCCGGTGGTCTGGGCCATGCGCTTGCGGCTGCCGCGCGGACGTGCGCTGGCCGGATTCGCCTTGATGGGAATGCTGTACACCGCGCAATCGCAAAGCTATTTCACCGCGTTGATGCATGCGAGCAGCGGACTGGTCGGCTTGCTGTTGTATGTCTATCCGGTGCTGGTCACGCTGCTGGCGGTCACTTTCGGCTGGGAGAAGCTGGATCGCCGCACCCTGGTGCTGATGGCGCTCGCGATTGCCGGTATCGCGATCACGCTCGGCGGCAATCTCGACGGCAAACCTCTCGGTATCGCGCTCGGTCTTGCGGCGGCGGCGATCTATGCGATTTATATCCTGATCGGCGGCAGACTGACGCAAGACACCGATCCGCTCGCAGCTACTCTGGTCGTCATGGCAACCGCGGCGCTTGGCAACGGCACGCTCGCATTCGCCGGCGGCCATGCTCTGCCTCCAAACGCGTCGGTGTGGCTCGCCATCGCGGCGATTGCATTGGCAACGGTGATCGCCATCGCGACCTTCCTGATCGGGATCAAGCATATCGGTGGTGCGCAGGCGTCGATCATTTCCACGCTGGAGCCGGTCGTCACGATCTGTCTCGGCGTCGCGTTGCTGGGCGAATCCGTCGGCATGGGGCAGATGGCCGGCGGTGTCATGGTGCTGGCTGCCGTGATACTGCTCGCGCAAAAGCCGCAGCGGCAATCGGTATCCGATGCGACCGAGACGACCGAGACGGCAGGGGCGTCCGCCAAATAACGCAGCGCGTATTGCAAGGGAAAGTCGAGAATGACCGTGGTGATTCGTGCAGAGGAAGAAAAGGACAGGAGTGCGGTGCATGCCGTGAATGCGGCCGCGTTCGACACTGCGGCAGAAGCCGACCTGGTCGATGCGCTGCGCGTGCAGGCACAACCCGCGATATCGCTCGTTGCCGAAGACGGCGGCGAGATCGTTGGCCACATTTTGTTTTCGCCGGTATCGCTGTCGGGACGAACCGATCTGCGCATCATGGGGCTGGCCCCCATGGCCGTCGCGCCTGCGCATCAGCGCACGGGAGTCGGGTCGGCGCTGGTACGCACGGGGCTCGAACGATGCAGGGAGCAAGGCTTCGGCGCAGTCGTCGTGCTCGGCCATCCCGGGTTTTATCCCCGTTTCGGATTCCATCCTTCCACGCGTTTCGGCATCGATAGCGAATACGATGTGCCGGAAGACGCATTCATGGTCGTCGAGCTGCGCCCCGATTATCTGCGTGGCGCTTCCGGCACGATCAGCTATCACGCAGCATTCGGCAGCGTGTAACGCGGCTCAAGTCACTGCACGCGCATCCGCATGCAGTGAACTTTTCAGCGCCATCCTTCTCGAAAAAGCGCCGATCCGATTTGCTGATGGACATGCATGCGCCCGTCGATCATCGCCCATTGCAAAAACGATCAGCTTCGCGTGCAAATTCGATCATGCATTCATGTCACATGCATCACATCCAACGCATGGGCGCGGCATGTTTTCAGAATTATTTAAATGCACTATTAATTTTACTTAAGAGATGGCGATTTCTTCGCTTTTGCGGGGTGAATCGTTAGTATCTGCTCATAATCATTCGAGACAAGAAGCATCGTGAAGGATGTTGCAACTTTAGATATTCGGGCACTCAGAATCTTTGAGGTGGTCGCAGCAAGCGGAAGTCTTTCAACCGCCGCAGCGCAGCTCCAGATCACGCAATCCGCAGTTTCCCAGGCCGTCACGCAGATCGAACAGATCCTCGGCACGAAGGTGCTGGATCGGTCGCGCCGTCCCTTCAAGCTGACGGCGGCGGGAGTCGCCCTCAGCCGCCGCGCGCGCCAGATCGTCGACGACATGGATCGTCTCATCGCGCAGGTGCATGAGGCCGACATGGCGAACCGTCCGAAGATCCGCGTCGGCATGATCGACTCCTTCGCCGCGATGGTGGGGCCGGCCATCATGAAGAAGGTCTCCGTCAATGCCAGCCAGGTATTGCTGTGGTCCGGGCTTGCGCACAGTCATGCGCAATCCCTGCTCAACCGGCACGTGGATCTGATCGTGACCTCCGAC
The Noviherbaspirillum cavernae DNA segment above includes these coding regions:
- a CDS encoding GNAT family N-acetyltransferase; protein product: MTKEIVLRKANAGDVAAMKVFIFEHGANQWNFLPEAEVSAHLAAIARDKTHAAIAEIDKELVGFVTYLTSRDLARYQSLAHAGQLHGYICEAVVHRQHAGKGIGARLLGEAIAQLAAHGCKEIYIERHEENLASGGMMRKAGFIEIDTFDDPERRSSGSRRTTVCRIVME
- the gcvA gene encoding transcriptional regulator GcvA: MPDRLPPLPAVRAFEAAARLGGFQNAGEELHVSAGAVAHQVKQLEAWLGVALFHRLPRGVALTAAGRQYAQALQPLLDGLADVSESIKRHSDERVVTVTSVPSLVARWLMPRLGRLQRQHPDIDMRVLASLHPVDFLRDGVDVAIRLGTGPYPGLKADLLMEESFSAVCSPAFQAGAPDIREPADLLRHPLLHDEVEIRIPDEITWPRWFRALGIPYHGGTRPSFSHTYLTLEAAANGQGVALAPEPFISEDLRTGRLVRLLPQLVTGPYRFHLLRLPEAEARPAVKAFCDWIIEEARAEHAGEASAMRGAGE
- a CDS encoding DMT family transporter — its product is MPRHYAIGLVLLSALGFGSMALFAKYAYAGGVSPTMLLALRFLLAVAILAPVVWAMRLRLPRGRALAGFALMGMLYTAQSQSYFTALMHASSGLVGLLLYVYPVLVTLLAVTFGWEKLDRRTLVLMALAIAGIAITLGGNLDGKPLGIALGLAAAAIYAIYILIGGRLTQDTDPLAATLVVMATAALGNGTLAFAGGHALPPNASVWLAIAAIALATVIAIATFLIGIKHIGGAQASIISTLEPVVTICLGVALLGESVGMGQMAGGVMVLAAVILLAQKPQRQSVSDATETTETAGASAK
- a CDS encoding GNAT family N-acetyltransferase; this encodes MTVVIRAEEEKDRSAVHAVNAAAFDTAAEADLVDALRVQAQPAISLVAEDGGEIVGHILFSPVSLSGRTDLRIMGLAPMAVAPAHQRTGVGSALVRTGLERCREQGFGAVVVLGHPGFYPRFGFHPSTRFGIDSEYDVPEDAFMVVELRPDYLRGASGTISYHAAFGSV